One genomic region from Oryzias melastigma strain HK-1 linkage group LG19, ASM292280v2, whole genome shotgun sequence encodes:
- the cpxm2 gene encoding inactive carboxypeptidase-like protein X2: MTRQSLSILTPLALLVLLAGFSDFQLGSVGAEEDYNVQELLTRETFNQVQELEKSSKPGGHEEKRQIPAKISKEKASQSSKKADKTPTDTKSECPPMGLESLKIDDFQLHASSTKRYGLGAHRGRLNIQAGLYEDDLYDGAWCAGRDDPLQWFEVDARRLTKFTGVITQGRNSLWSSDWVTSFKVMISNDSHTWMTLKNGSDDLIFRSNREKEIPVQNIFPTPVVSRYIRVNPQSWFPSGSICMRVEILGCPLPDPNNYYHRRNEVITTDDLDFKHHSHKEMRQLMKVVNELCPNITRIYNIGKSQGGLKLYAIEISDNPGEHEVGEPEFRYTAGSHGNEVLGRELLLLLMQFMCLEYLSGNQRIRHLVEETRIHLLPSVNPDGYEKAFEVGSELSGWSLGRWSNNGIDIHHNFPDLSSVLWEAEAKKWIPRKMFNHHVPIPEWYQSKNASVALETRALIAWMEKLPFVLGGNLQGGELVVTFPYDRARSPGVTRGQTPTPDDHVFRWLAFSYASTHRLMTDASRRVCHTEDFAKEDGTINGASWHTAAGSMNDFSYLHTNCFELSMYVGCDKFPHENELPEEWENNRESLLVFMEQVHRGIKGVVRDLQGRGIANAIISVEGINHDVRTAADGDYWRLLNPGEYKVTARAHGYTITTKKCEVGYEIGATRCDFKIGRTNLSRIREIMEKFNKQPIKFPVKQLQARRSGERPMGT, translated from the exons ATGACAAGGCAAAGCCTCAGCATTCTGACCCCCCTGGCTCTACTGGTACTCCTTGCGGGTTTTTCGGACTTCCAGCTTGgctctgttggtgcagaagaGGATTATAAtgtgcaggagctgctgacaaGAGAAACATTCAATCAGGTTCAAGAGTTGGAGAAGTCTTCAAAGCCAGGTGGGCATGAAGAAAAACGACAAATCCCTGCAAAGATTTCCAAAGAAAAGGCATCACAAAGCAGCAAGAAGGCCGATAAAACCCCAACAGACACCAAATCAG AATGCCCTCCTATGGGATTGGAGTCGCTGAAGATTGATGATTTCCAGCTTCATGCTTCGTCTACGAAGCGCTACGGCCTCGGTGCACACAGAGGTCGCCTCAACATTCAG GCTGGCCTTTATGAAGATGATCTGTATGATGGGGCTTGGTGCGCTGGGAGGGATGACCCTCTGCAGTGGTTTGAGGTGGATGCCAGGAGGCTGACCAAGTTTACTGGGGTCATCACTCAGGGGAGGAACTCTCTTTGGTC AAGCGATTGGGTGACCTCTTTCAAAGTTATGATCAGCAACGATAGTCACACCTGGATGACGCTCAAAAATGGCTCAGATGACTTG ATATTCAGGAGCAATAGAGAAAAAGAGATTCCCGTCCAAAACATCTTCCCAACACCAGTGGTCAGCCGATACATCCGAGTCAATCCTCAATCCTGGTTTCCCAGCGGCAGCATCTGCATGAGAGTGGAGATCCTGGGCTGTCCTTTGCCAG ATCCAAATAATTATTACCACAGACGCAACGAAGTCATAACAACTGACGACTTGGACTTCAAGCATCACAGCCACAAAGAAATGAGGCAG CTCATGAAGGTGGTTAATGAATTGTGCCCCAACATCACTCGCATTTACAACATAGGGAAGTCTCAGGGGGGGCTTAAACTGTACGCCATTGAGATCTCAGACAACCCAGGAGAACATGAAGTAG GTGAGCCGGAGTTTCGTTACACGGCTGGTTCCCATGGTAACGAGGTGCTGGGACGGGAGCTGCTTCTCCTTCTGATGCAGTTCATGTGTCTTGAGTATCTGTCTGGCAACCAGCGCATACGTCACCTGGTGGAAGAGACCAGGATCCATCTATTGCCGTCCGTCAACCCTGACGGCTACGAGAAAGCCTTTGAAGTG GGTTCAGAGCTCAGCGGCTGGTCTCTGGGTCGATGGAGCAACAACGGAATTGACATTCACCACAACTTCCCGGATCTCAGCTCTGTTCTGTGGGAAGCTGAGGCCAAGAAATGGATTCCTCGCAAAATGTTCAACCACCACGTCCCCATCCCAGAGTGGTACCAGTCAAAGAACGCCTCA GTTGCCTTGGAGACGCGAGCTTTGATAGCATGGATGGAAAAACTGCCCTTTGTGTTGGGCGGTAACCTCCAGGGAGGCGAGCTGGTAGTGACCTTCCCGTATGACAGAGCTCGCTCCCCGGGGGTGACCCGGGGGCAGACCCCCACCCCCGATGACCACGTCTTCCGCTGGTTGGCCTTCTCCTATGCGTCCACCCACCGCCTGATGACTGATGCCAGCCGACGGGTCTGTCACACAGAAGACTTCGCCAAGGAGGATGGCACCATCAACGGAGCATCGTGGCACACTGCAGCTGGCA GTATGAATGATTTTAGCTATTTGCACACCAACTGCTTTGAGCTGTCGATGTATGTGGGTTGTGACAAATTTCCTCACGAGAACGAGCTGCCGGAGGAGTGGGAGAACAATCGCGAATCTCTTCTTGTTTTCATGGAGCAG GTGCATCGTGGAATCAAAGGTGTTGTGAGGGACCTGCAAGGTCGTGGAATAGCCAATGCCATAATATCAGTGGAGGGCATCAACCATGATGTTCGTACAG CTGCAGATGGTGACTACTGGCGCTTGTTAAACCCAGGGGAGTACAAAGTAACAGCCAGAGCTCATGGCTACACCATCACCACTAAGAAGTGTGAGGTTGGCTACGAGATAGGTGCCACCAGATGCGACTTCAAAATAGGCCGGACCAATTTATCACGGATCAGAGAAATTATGGAAAAATTTAACAAGCAGCCCATCAAATTCCCAGTGAAGCAACTTCAAGCACGGAGGTCTGGCGAGAGACCTATGGGAACATAA